The nucleotide window AGCAggttgagcagcgtcaCGAGCAGAAAGACCCGCTTGATCGCAACCATGTATGACAGCTGAGCCGCATGTCTCAACGGCTCCGGATGCAATGTGGGTACCAACGAGGTATCGTGCCTCAACGCCGAAATGAGTTGTTTcacgccagcagcgccttGCTCTGGATGTGGCAGCAGGTCCGGGGTGATGTTACGGCATAGCTGCGATTGGAGCAACATCTGAAACAGTGCTGTCGAAAGCGAGACACCTACAACCTGTCCCAAGCTTCGAAACAGATACACCGTACCCGTCGCGACCGCCGCCTTGTCCTTGGAGACCGAGGCGATGAGACCGATGAGCATAAAGGTGAAAATCGCACTCGTGCCAAATGCTTGTGGACAGAAAGTGAGGTATTCCGACCACGCCGATGTCGATTCGTTCCAAAGGGCACCATAGCCGGTAGCTGCAATGTTGAGCAGACAGCAGACAATGTTGGCTTGCCAGTATTTACCCGTGCGCCTCATGTAGAGTCCCGCCCAAAGACTacctgcagcagctgagaACGAGATAGGGATGAGGTGGAGGCCGGCTTGCGAAGCACTCTGCAGTCGGACCGATTGGAACCAGAGTGGAAAGTGAAAGATGGTGGCAAAGTGGGCGAAGCTTCCGAGGAAATACGAGGCACCGATAAGAGCTGGTGATTTGCGCGTCAAAAGCGTCAGCGGCATGACTGGTTCGCGAACCACCCAACCTTCCAACAGCACAAACAGCATCGCTGTGACGAGGAAGCCCAACAGGAAGCCCCACACGAGAGGGTGCGAAAAGGGCAAAAGGGATCCAGAGAGGAAGCTCATGGCTAGCAACAAAcagctcgaagacgagatcaagctgagcgagccCAGGTAGTCGATGCGGCCCAGCTTCTTCTGCCAGCTCTGATCCGAAGCCGGCAGCGGAATGTTGACGAACGTGGCGATGCAAACAGCTCCTACCAACAAGAAGGGAACCTGAAAGCCAAAAGCGGTACGCCAACCAAAGGCGTCATTGATGAAACCGCCCAGAGGGCCCCCCAACGCTGAAGCAGAACCAAAGAGAATGTTGGTGATTCCCTGCCACAATCCTCGCTGACGGAGCGGAACCAAATCGGTCATGCAAATCGATGACGTTGTGAGCAGACCGCCACCTCCAATGCCTGCGACGAAGCGAGCGATCAAAAGCGAATTCATGGTCTTGGCTGTAGCACAAAGACATGTGCCGAGCGTGAAAAAACTGAGTGCTACTAGTAGCGCACCCTTGCGCCCGATGATGTCGGAAAGACGGCCATAGATTGAAGAGAATGCACAGACCGAGAGGAGATAAGAAGTGCTGAGCCAGCCCGACTTTTCCGATGCCCTGAACGAGGATGAGATGGATGCGATCAGTGTCACCACGATGGTGCCATCTAGGGCAGCCATGAAGAGCACCACCCACAAACTaacgatgatgacggcaAACTTGAATCCTTGTGGATAGTTTTGTTTGGAGCTAGCTCCATCGTAATTACCGCAGTCAGAACTGCTTGGCGTCGTCGATGACAATCCATCCTGGGTCATGTGGGCGGGTGCGGTACCATAGGAGGGTCGTGATGGTGATCCATCGGGTTTGGCATTGGTCTCGCCATTGTGAATATGTGATGCCTTCAGAGGCGTCGTCTCGGACGCTCCGTccgccatcgtcgctgATAGCCTCTAAAATTGTAAGATCGTGGTGCAAAAGGAGGAGTAATCTATGCAGCCGATTTAGGTTGGAAAGAAGAGGCCCAATAGTTCAGAGTCCACGTATCCTGCATGGAAGCATGTCGAtggagcagagcaaagcgTCCGTAGTTGGTCGGAACCATGCTGTCCGATGCAACATCAGCGTGGGCGAtgtcattcgtgaatcgtcattcgtgattgaccCACGACCATCACGCGTAGACCACGAGTGACGGTGGACCAAGTTTTCTTGGTGTTAAAGTAAAATCAGAAttcgaatcgtgaaatcgtaAAAAATCatgaaatcgtgaatcgtgaatcgtgaatcgtgaattgtgaattggacCCTGCAGCGTCGTACAGACAACGTGGCTCCTCACAGCGTCAGGGTTCAGGTTTTGTTGCATGATTCACTTCGACATCCATCCTCTCGATGCCAGTCAGCAAGTGGCGATAAGGATGCGATGAGtacagcaacaacaacgctTGCTTTTGAGCAGCGTAAGGCTGAACGCATCTCTACGGATTTTGGAGACGTTGCATTGCAGCCCCTACCTCGGTTCGAACGCTCGCCAATTCGCGTCACGGAGACCCACCAACATGGTCGGGCAAGCAGCGAGATGCAGGAGCCAGAGGTCCTCGGTGCTGagcaggatcgagatgaaTCTTTCGGCGCAACACCCGCATCAGGTCCGagcgatctcgacgccaGAGgaacgctgctgcttgctgttCAGCATGCGACGTTATCATGGGGTTACCGCTCCGCCGAATTCGCGTATCCGCTCATGATGGTGCAGCTGTTCACCAATACGTTGCTTCCCGCCTCGATCTACGGCTTTGTCACCACAGCAGGCGCCATCCTATTCTCCAACAATGTCGGACGCCTCATCGACACCTATGCTCACCTCAAGCTTCGTACTCTCCGAGCCATGATCTTGTCGCAGAAACTACTCGTGGGTGCTTCATACGGTCTCTTTCTCATACTTTTTTCTTCTACCTCGCTACGAATGGAGGCGGAGAACGGAGGCAAAGGTCCACAAGATGCTAGAGCCAACGCAAGACCGTGGGTCTTCTTTGCAGCCATCACACTTCTTGGTATCGGTGTAATGCTGTCCAACGTCGGTGTCAGCGTGGGCGTCGAGAGGGAGTGGGtcaccatcatcagcgATGGCTCTTCGGCAAGGCTGACACGACTCAATGCAATTATGCGCAGGATCGATCTGATCTCCAAGCTCGTCAGTCCACTTTTCGTTTCGGcgctcacctcgaccaTGGGCTATACGCTGGCTGCCGTAGTGTTGTTCTCGGTCAATGCCGTCACTGGCATCTTTGAGCTCATCTTTGTCGGCACGGTCTATCGAAGGTTTCCTTCATTAGCCAATGACGAAAAGGTAGCGATCGCAAGAAGACAGACAGCGGCAGAAGCAAGCACAGATTCATCTGCTTGTAGGGAACCATCTTTGAGCGCACAAGGGACAAAAGCACGTCTTGCAAAGTTGACCTCCCTGTTAGTCGCTTCAGTGGTCGAAGACGTTAAGCAGCAGTACCACGACTGGAAGCTTTTTGTGCGGCTGCCGATCTTCCTGACGTCGCTGTGCATTTCGCTGCTCTACATGTCGGTGCTCTCGTTCGATCCAACCTTCATCGCCTATCTCAAATCCGAGACTCTGTACAGCGATGCTTTCATTGCTGGCATGCGAGCGGTGGGCGTCGTCACAGGTCTCATGGGGACGTTTGCGA belongs to Mycosarcoma maydis chromosome 3, whole genome shotgun sequence and includes:
- a CDS encoding uncharacterized protein (related to ferroportin 1) yields the protein MSTATTTLAFEQRKAERISTDFGDVALQPLPRFERSPIRVTETHQHGRASSEMQEPEVLGAEQDRDESFGATPASGPSDLDARGTLLLAVQHATLSWGYRSAEFAYPLMMVQLFTNTLLPASIYGFVTTAGAILFSNNVGRLIDTYAHLKLRTLRAMILSQKLLVGASYGLFLILFSSTSLRMEAENGGKGPQDARANARPWVFFAAITLLGIGVMLSNVGVSVGVEREWVTIISDGSSARLTRLNAIMRRIDLISKLVSPLFVSALTSTMGYTLAAVVLFSVNAVTGIFELIFVGTVYRRFPSLANDEKVAIARRQTAAEASTDSSACREPSLSAQGTKARLAKLTSLLVASVVEDVKQQYHDWKLFVRLPIFLTSLCISLLYMSVLSFDPTFIAYLKSETLYSDAFIAGMRAVGVVTGLMGTFAMPLLEKRIGLVRTGSYSLFAELIPLVPAVVSLWITGSPSDRFGLSDKRRSNWNTGLLFSGLALSRIGLWAFDLTQLAMIQTALSPEQLGPDAGRKNALMALQFSLQNVFDLGHYGLTLGWNKPQEFKYAATVSLVAVGAATTLYLVFYARRVRGHIVHLEGLQRLLSRKER
- a CDS encoding uncharacterized protein (related to multidrug resistance protein) — encoded protein: MADGASETTPLKASHIHNGETNAKPDGSPSRPSYGTAPAHMTQDGLSSTTPSSSDCGNYDGASSKQNYPQGFKFAVIIVSLWVVLFMAALDGTIVVTLIASISSSFRASEKSGWLSTSYLLSVCAFSSIYGRLSDIIGRKGALLVALSFFTLGTCLCATAKTMNSLLIARFVAGIGGGGLLTTSSICMTDLVPLRQRGLWQGITNILFGSASALGGPLGGFINDAFGWRTAFGFQVPFLLVGAVCIATFVNIPLPASDQSWQKKLGRIDYLGSLSLISSSSCLLLAMSFLSGSLLPFSHPLVWGFLLGFLVTAMLFVLLEGWVVREPVMPLTLLTRKSPALIGASYFLGSFAHFATIFHFPLWFQSVRLQSASQAGLHLIPISFSAAAGSLWAGLYMRRTGKYWQANIVCCLLNIAATGYGALWNESTSAWSEYLTFCPQAFGTSAIFTFMLIGLIASVSKDKAAVATGTVYLFRSLGQVVGVSLSTALFQMLLQSQLCRNITPDLLPHPEQGAAGVKQLISALRHDTSLVPTLHPEPLRHAAQLSYMVAIKRVFLLVTLLNLLYLAVCWPVEEYELSDKLPATVSTRRDNEALPERQEETRA